DNA from Daphnia pulicaria isolate SC F1-1A chromosome 3, SC_F0-13Bv2, whole genome shotgun sequence:
GCAAAGGCTGAAGCTTGTGGTGCTGGCGCAGGTAGCCGTCAAGGATCGGGTGGCGATCGaggtggaggtggtggtgaCCGTGCTGGTTCCGTAAGCCAACTTGAATCGGGGAGTTCCGGAGGGGGTGACGAATCCTTCGGGAAGGCTGAATCCAGACTGGACGACCAACGGGACGGATTTGTTCTCATCTGTGGTTACCTGGGGAGCTGGAGCAGCGACTTCGGCAGATCTTAAAGGGCacacaagaattttgtttaagcCATCAGTTATTTGCACGATACATCAATTTAAATCAAACCCTCTTTATACCTCTTAACTGGGGCAGAAACTTCGGCTTCATCGTCGTTGTAGAAGAGACCACGGCGAGCTCGGCCGGAGTTCTCGGCGTCATCGTAGAAGAGACCACGACGACGGCGACCAACAGAGCTGTTTGAATGAATTACAAAATGTAATCGGAAAAGATTAATTGATTGTCTATAAAATATGTATagtaaatgatttcaaacCATGTGTTTAGTGCGGATGTGGAAGTGGTGCAAGTGGTGGTCGAGCCGACTGTGGTAGTCGATGTGACAGTGGAGAGGATCACTGTGAAGGTGCTCAAGAAAATGCGTCCCTGATCGGCCTCCTTGGGAGCTTCGGCAGCGTGAATGGCGGCAACACAGGCCAAGAGAAGGAGGCAGGCGATTTTGaagctcattttcttttggagaTTGTTTGAATTGTTGTTGAGAGCTGAGATGCTTGTTGATGTCATTTGCCGAACCGCGATCGACTATTTATACCCAACGATAGCACCCGACCGTATACTTCTCTTAACCGTGACATTGTACCTCATCAACCTGGAACAGATCGCTTACGGCTTTATTTTACTGGCCATTTAGAATTTGGTATTGGTTCGGGACTCTTTCTATCGTAAACTCTTTCgattaacttctttttttttttttttttttggcagttTTCCCAGCTTCTTGTCGTCACTTGCTTCGTGGCAAATTCCAGGTAGCCCTAGCTACCACTACTAGCCACTATATCAGATCGATAATTTTGAATGTGCTATAGTCAAGATATTCACCAATATTTTCTGGAAGAATATCATTGATAATACTGTCCATTATAATACATCTTCGATGTTACGCAATCGTCCGACTTATTAAAATCCAGCATTATATCAGGACTTGTATGCcagactattttttttttaaattaaagtttaaattGTGTTTTGTATCGATAGACCATCACCGCTATGGCTATAGCTGCTGCCGAAATGTTcattatcgtttttttttcacgccgCAGCGCATTGGGAGGTAAATGAAGGGTGCGTCAGTTAGTATACAAACTAGCCGTCATCTTGGCTACATAATATCCAACGATAAGTATAGGACTGCAGTGATGTAATTGCCATGCCTCGAAGGCAGACAGAAATAACATCAAACGATTGAGCCGATGACGGATCGTGGAAACATGGCAACCTAAACATACAGACTATAGTTCACTGTCAATGCGAAGTATTCCGTATAATatcctgaaaaacaaaattccgcTCTAGTAACAATAATATAATCTTCCTGATTTAACCCATGGGTTACATCAGCGTTCCTTTTTCGCTTCAGTTCTGACCTATCGTACGAACTTTTATTCTTCTGAgctgttttatttaaaatttaaatattacctAACGAACGTATATAGCTGTGTACAAATAAGTTGTATGTCTGTTCATGcagtaattatttgtttacaaCGACGTCATATGAGATACCCAGCAAGAAAATAAACCCTTTTTTGTGGATCAGGAGTTTCATCCAGAGACTCTAGTAGTATCTATTCCATGGATACTGTATAGTGCCCTTCGGGAGGAATCTAAGTTACGTTCGCGTCAGGTTTCGTGACCTGGCGGCTGTATACTGCTTAAATGTGAAGATAAGTCCGAAAACCAGCAACACGTAACCCAATAAATTGATCAACGTATACTCGCGATttacaatttaaaattcatcaagTAATGCCATACATTTGTGTATTATgatattacaaaataaaaataaaaccaaattttagtCATATTATTAGAGTAAACTCGGAAAACGGAATAATGATGggtcttttatggggaaaagaaaacgacgagAGAACAATTCGTGCAGGTGCGTTCTGTCCCCGGTCTGTATAACTAAAGAGTGCAGTCATGACTTGACTCATGAGAGATACTTAACCTAAACGATAGTTTCCATCTTATTTGCTTTCGTCACCCTCGAGCATTTTAGCTAAACGTCTAGCGTGAGCAATGAATGAAAAGAGATGCCATTCACCGCTGGCGCTTCTAAAATAAGACGAcctataataattaaattttgaagcaAGGTTATAGGTATCAGCAGGCACGAGCCTTGTCTAGCGAAAGCCCCTTGGCACTTTGCTAAGATATTCAGTCAGCCGCGTTTGTGTAGTTCCGGGCATATCTTTCTTCAGAACTCTTTATAGGCgcttcattttattttggtgcATTGGGTGAAAATAATTGTGTGTTAGTTTTCAAGTCCTGGCACGGGCCTCAATCCcattaaaaaactaatttagGTTGTTGGCTGTGCAATATGATGACCTGTCTATCGTTTACTTCACGTCACTCACCCATCAGACATAGGAAGgctaatcaaatttttcacagaaataagattttttttttacaaattaaatCGCGCGTCCTCATAGAATTCACTCCTACTTATCGggaacaattttttaacatcTCCAACTTACCAAAGTTACTCTTCGAATCCTATACTCTACATcaagatttaaatttattagtaAATTacccacgaaaaaaaaaaatatgttctaCGAGAAAATGTAACGCTTTATATGAATGCTAAAAGGTGTATTGATAGTACAGTCCAAATTGATGAacttgaataataaataagtaaaaaa
Protein-coding regions in this window:
- the LOC124329488 gene encoding uncharacterized protein LOC124329488; its protein translation is MTSTSISALNNNSNNLQKKMSFKIACLLLLACVAAIHAAEAPKEADQGRIFLSTFTVILSTVTSTTTVGSTTTCTTSTSALNTCSVGRRRRGLFYDDAENSGRARRGLFYNDDEAEVSAPVKRSAEVAAPAPQVTTDENKSVPLVVQSGFSLPEGFVTPSGTPRFKLAYGTSTVTTTSTSIATRSLTATCASTTSFSLCSSAGK